The Syntrophotalea acetylenivorans genome contains the following window.
AGCTGCAGGAGGCGATGCGGCAGGCCTCAAGCAGTGAAGAGATGCAGGCCTTACGGCGTTCGGCGGAAGAGGTGTTGGCCGAGTTGCAACAGCTCTTAACCGAGTTGGGAGTTCAACAGCGGTCGCCAGCTCCGAAAGCGGCACCCGAAGGCGCACCTGCTTCTTAGCATCACTGAGGATTCCGGTTCACGGTGCCTGTAAAAAAAGCCCGACCGTCTCCACCTGGGAGACGGTCGGGCTTTGCTGATTCGGTCTGCCACGGAGCGCCCGGGTAGCTACTTCTTCTTGTCTTTGGCCTTATCCTTATCCTTGATCTTTTTTGCCTTGCATACGTCGCCCTTCTTTTTAACAACGGCACCGCATTTTGGACATTCGTACGCTCCCGGCTTCGATTTGGTCTTCGATTTTCCCTTCAGGCAGCCCATAGTATAGTCTCCTTTGCCATTAATAGTCAGGGTTCGATGTGTTTTTTCGGGTAGTCGTAAAAAAGCAGGTTGCCGGCAGTTCCTTCGAGGTCCCGCCAGCTGGTAATCGGAAGCGAGACGCTGAATACACCGCAGGTCGGAACATTTTCGATGCAGGCACCGACCAGGTAATTGGCCAGGTCCGTGATGCCGGGATTGTGTCCTATTAGTAGCACATCCTGTAATTGTTCATCAATGCAACGCAGCAGGTTTATCAGTTCATGGGCACCGGCCAGATAAATACCATGGTCAAAGGATAGCTTGCCTATGTCGACCTCGAGTTGTTCTGCAATGATCTCGGCGGTCAAACGGGTGCGAAGCGCTGGGCTGACCAGAAACAGGTCGGGTGCGAAGCCCCTTTTTGCAAGACGCCGGCCCATCATCGGCGCATCTCGCTGACCTCGCTTGTTGAGAGGGCGGTCAAAGTCGGTAAGGTCGGGATCGCGCCAGCTTGATTTGGCGTGACGAAGCAGGGTTAGTCGCTTTGTCATGACGGTTTCTGTGAGGTTGGGCATTCCTTGCGCGTGTGCCTGGCGCCCAGTTATTCTTTGTCCCAGGATTGATAGGGGAATTTGGACAAAGAAGCGTTATAGTAGCGGGGATCGCTGGTGACTTCTTTACCAGCCCATGGGGGCAGTTCAACCTGGTCGTCGCTGGATTCCAATTCTACTTCTGCCAGAACCAAGCCTTCATTGACCCCTGCGAATACGTCGATTTCCCAGAGGTGTTGCGAATAATTTACTTTGTATCGAACCTTCTCAATCAAGGGCCTTAAACAGAGAGTATCGAGCAGTTGGGTTGCTTCGGCAAGGGGGATGGAATACTCGAATTCGCTGCGGGAAATGCCCTCAGTTTTGCCCTTTATGGTCAAAAATCCCTTGTCTCCGGCTATGCGCACTCTCACGGTGCGTTCGGGATCGACAGTTAGATATCCCTGACGGTAAGCTGTTCCGACAGCCTCTTTTCTCCACTTGTCGCTACGGACCAAATATTTTCGTTCAATCTCTATCGCCATTCTTTGTATATCCTTTCAACTTCACATATCCATGGGGCAGTGAAGGTTTGCTGGTAAGTGTAGCCATATTCGAACAAAGCTAAGCGTTGGGTGGATAATCTTTATTGTTACTTTGTTGAGGAAAAAAGTTTTTGAAACAGCCGGTGGTTATCCGGCTGGGAAAAAGTTTGAAACTGGTGATCAAAGTCGTCCCTGGTCTGCTGTTGTTGGTTAAACAGGCTGGAGGCTAAAATTCCCATGGCCAGAAGGGTGGCCGGAGGCACCCGGTTTTGAGCGGCCATTTCTATCCCGAAAGAGTATATAGCCTCGCCTTGCACCTGGTAGTCCTGAAAGTCACCCAGGTTATCTTGCAATACTTTGAGGGATTTTATCAATGTTTTGATGGCAATCGGGGGATAAAGGGATTGGAAAAACTCCAGAAGATAGCGAAGCTTTTTACAGGTTTTACGTAATTCGTGGAGAGCCTCTGCGGGACTCTCTGTGGCAATGGAATGACCTTCTTTCAGGCATCGCT
Protein-coding sequences here:
- a CDS encoding SixA phosphatase family protein: MTKRLTLLRHAKSSWRDPDLTDFDRPLNKRGQRDAPMMGRRLAKRGFAPDLFLVSPALRTRLTAEIIAEQLEVDIGKLSFDHGIYLAGAHELINLLRCIDEQLQDVLLIGHNPGITDLANYLVGACIENVPTCGVFSVSLPITSWRDLEGTAGNLLFYDYPKKHIEP
- a CDS encoding CYTH domain-containing protein, with product MAIEIERKYLVRSDKWRKEAVGTAYRQGYLTVDPERTVRVRIAGDKGFLTIKGKTEGISRSEFEYSIPLAEATQLLDTLCLRPLIEKVRYKVNYSQHLWEIDVFAGVNEGLVLAEVELESSDDQVELPPWAGKEVTSDPRYYNASLSKFPYQSWDKE